GGAACCCTTCAGTGGGGGTGTGggcagttttggaggctgggatGATGGGCCAGGGTAAAAGGTTCATCCCAGTGCTAAATTTCCTCTCTTCATGTCTAGCCATCCCTGAGGTTTTATTCCCAGCGGAAGGGAATCTCTCTCCCTGGGTCATTTCTGGTCATCTCAAGGGGATGAAGGACTCAAGTGTGGGACCCTCCTCTCCTCTACTCCTTGGAGGTGTGCACCTAGCATACTGCCTTCCCAGGCCCTTCGCAGACCCTTTTTTCTAGTTGGATTTTgttattctgttcttttctgtctcaTCTCTGCAACTGTGTCTCCCAGGGGACAGATGGACTTCTTTGTCATCTTCACTCTCCACCCCCAGAGAGGAGTCAGAGCCATAACTCAATCACCCAGCCCCCTCCAAAGAGTTGAAGTGCCATGTGGTAGTCTCAGAATGTAGATGACTCTGGTGACCCAGATAGTGTCCTCCCCATCCCCTGATGCCTTTGGGGCTAAGGCAACCATTCTTGCTACTCTCTATCCCCTCTATGGCTTCcacactttattttactttattttaacataaagatGAGCACTAGCAACTGGCCTTTGGGGATGCAAGGATTCTTTGTATCTAGGTGGACTGATCTGTCTCACAAGAAGTCATATAGTCATAAAGGAgaattcctctctcctctccatcttttgCTCCAAAGGAAATAACAAGAGGAGTCCACAGTTAAGGATTAGAGCCCCTATAATATCTTCCCATCAGGGGCCTGCTCATCTTTTTCATTCCAACTGTCTACCTTTCCCCTGTTGAATGCAATAAAACTCCATGACACCAGCAGCTGTTGCTCTTTAGAAATTGGTTTTCTGACCATGTGGCTGATGTATCATGAGCAGTATGGTCTTTTTTGttgcttctgttttcctcttttttgttttattaattaataaagatCTTGTGTATTTACTCCCACTGCTGTCACTATATAGGAAATAAGTTATTGAATCCACATTCCTTCATAGAcgtgcctccccccaccccctttctgaGGAGCCCTGTGCTTACGGGTGTGGAGACAAGATCCGACCTTTAAGATGTTGGACCCCTAACTAAGAATGTGGGTTTCTAGATAGATAGCTGTGAACTTAAAAGGTTGTGAGGGGTGTGCATGGGAATGGAAAACTTACTCCCAGCTTTGTGGGAGTTCTGTTGGGGGGCCATGGAGAACAGCTGACGTGATGCTCCCCTTtcccccagggttctgggcttgGTCACACACCCATTCTGAGAGGTGACTGAACCTCTCAGAGCACACTGGCAGGAGCTAAAAGAAGGAACTGGGTGTTTCCCCAGGCTTCCTGGGAAAGATGTCTTCTGTCTGGAGAGCAGGAAGAGTacagcagggtcctgggaaagtGAAGAAAGAGACCAATCCTCCAGCCCAGAGTTGTGGGGAGTTGCCAGCCTGGGAGATCCAGTACTGTTTGGCCAGGAGGTCTTCTGGCTGGTGGAAAAACCTGGCTTGATGTGGCCCCAGGGAAGTGAATTGGACTGGGGGCGGAGATTTCTCTGATGTGGGAAGCAGAACAGTGCAGAGCCGCTTTTAATTTGAGTTTTTAACTCTATTGGAACCATAGACTTAatacccccagcccccaccccaaggcGTTTTTTGAAAGATGCACTCACTTCCCACTTTGCAATAGCCTCAATATCCCTGTTTGTGGAAACAAAAGTCAGAGGCACTTACCAACACCCATCTGGGAGCAGGTTGTGGGGGTCACAGAAGGTAACAATCTAGGAAAAGGCAAGCAAGGAGGGAAGGGGTTGAAATAGTTTAGTTCTGgggtatgtttattttttagaaccaGTGCTTTTCTTACTATGACTCTTCTTCCCATCCCAAATTATTCCTCAAAGGTCCTTCTAGCAATAGCATAAGGATCACAAAAAAATTGTCCCCTTCCCCACCTACCTAAACCGACACTCCTCGCCCACCCATCCACCACCAGCTTGCACAAGCTGCCACGCAGCTGGCTggaaaagcaaagggagagggccCCTCCCGGGAGGGGGAAGCGAAAAGGGTGGCGTCTCTAAGAGATTTAACCTCCTACCCTCGGTTCCACacgccaccccctccctccaaagACTGGGACGGCgcctccatttttgttttggggCGGAAGGGCAGGGGCTCGTGGATGGAAGGGGGTCAAGGGAAACGGTGATTATCACCTGTACGGGGCAAACGGGTACCGTTCTTCTACCCTTTCTCTCAATCTGCACCCCCCTCTGCAAACTGCCCCCCCACCTTCTCGGGGTCTCCCCCCCCCTTGTTGCTAAGGCCCAGACCGTCATCCCAGCAACAGCCTCAGTCATGTGACCGGCAATGGCGGCGCTGACGGGAGGTAGGTGAGCCCGGCGCCCCCCACACCCACCGCGCGCCCCCCGGACCCCGCTCGTACCCCCCGCGCgccctccctgcacccctgcgccccctcctccgcctccttacCCGCGCGCGGCGCCGGGGACCCCCTTCACGCCTGGGCGATTCTCTTCCTATCACCCTTCTGCCTTGGCCTCCATTTGGGGGTTCTGGGGACCGCGATCGGCCGACATGCACCCCCACCCAGTGGTGGGGCTCTGGGGGCTCCGGCGAGAGGGGGACGTGGGGATTGGCTCTGGATCTTGCAGGAGGtcatgggggatggggtggggctgACTCAGTTGATGCCCCCAGAGACCCTCGCCCTTCCCGGCTGCCCCCGTCTGGCCTCTGTTTGGAGAGAGGGACTGGCCCGGTGTCCGGCCTGGGTAGCCCCAGAGGAATCAGAGACCCAGCATAAGCTGTGGCCCCGCCTACCTCTTCTGTGCCAGCAGGACTTGAGGCTAAGGACATCTAGGTCCTGGGTTCCCTCTGATGGAGAGGGGGTGTTCCACCTTGGATAGAGGGAATGAGCTGAGGTTCTAGGATTTCGTTTCACTTTCTGAATCTAGAGGTGCATCTGGCCTTGAGGGGACTATGATGGAGGCACAAACAGAGAGCCGCTCCCCTTTGGATCAGTCAAGGAATTGAGGTCACACTAATGGCCCCTCTTTCTATTTGAGCTACATTTGGAGGTGTTGTAGGTATAGCTCTATAGCTGAACATGGTAAGATTCAGGGGAAACAGAAGTCTCCTCCAGCTGAGCCCCTGCTGAGCCCCACCCCTCCCTAAATGCAGACTGACTTGCTGACAGGCTTACTGCTTGCTCCTGGGCAGGGTTTAAAAGGTGACCGGAAGTTATTTAGGGGCTGCGGCCACTTTGTTCGCTTTCCAAACAGACTTCAGCAGAAGGGACTGGGTTAGCTCTCAAAGAAAGCTCCCTAGAAATAGGGGCTGAATTATTTGGGAATATGGGGTAGGGTGAGGAGTTGGGGATCAGAGGGAACAGTCTTACTCATGTGATCTGAGGGAGGTGGCTAGAAAGACCTCCTTCTGTGTGGGCTTTTCCCTTCCTGACTTCTCTTATCTGTGCCCTAGGCTTTCTTGAGAGCCTCAGagctggggaagaaaagagaaaagttagcATGTTGAAGTTCCCTCCTTAGCAACTTGGAAGAGGCTGGGGAGGCAGTTCtccagaagaggagaggaaatggaagaggagtttttgttttgtttttggcctgCTGGTGGAGTCGGGGTGAGGCAGATATGGTAACATTTCTCATCAGGAGCTTCTACCCTctattctccccctcccccctagCCCTGGTCAGCTGAGTGTGGAACTAGAGGGATTTCTGCTGCTCTCGTTGTCCATGGGCTTTCCAGGTATCTGCCTCCCAAGGGAAACTCAGCTTTCCCCTTTAAATTGGTTTCCTCCATTCCGTGTGCCAAGTAATCCCATTCCCAGTAATTTACACCCAGGTTCCCAGTCTTCTGTTACACGGGCTGCTGAGCTGGGGCATGTGGGAAGGGGGTACGGGTTTCTcactttccctccttttcctttccaccCACCAGGTTACACAACCTACAAGTAGGGAgcagggacagtgagagagagcctgcATGCCAATTCTAAGCTCTTCAGGATCAAAGTGAGCAAAAGTTCTCCCTTTCCTTTAAAGAAGCCAGTTTTCACCCAGAGGGAGGAGGGCGGGATGGTTTCTGTGATCTTGGGAGGAGTGTAAAGAGAACCAAGACTGGTGCTTGCCTCAGATGATGATAGTAATAAAGTTATAGAAACTTTCTTGCTCTTCAGTGGGTGCTGGGTTTTGAAAGAtaagaggagacagaaaatgagCTTGGGGAGGAGTTGGGGGTTGGACTTTAAGATAGTAGAGGTAATAGAGGGTTGGAAAGGAACCTGAAGTAGGAGGCACTGGTTTTGTCAAATGGGGAACCCCTACCCTGAGTCCCTTTCACCCTGGGGGCAGTGTCGTTCGTCCTGTCCAGAATGGCAGCCTGTGGAGGCACCTGCAAGAACAAAGTGACCGTCTCCAAGCCTGTGTGGGACTTCCTGAGCAAGGAGACCCCAGCCCGGCTGGCCCGGCTTCGGGAGGAGCACCGTGTGTCAATCCTCATAGATGGCGAGACCTCTGACATCTATGTCCTCCAGCTTTCCCCGCAGGGCCCTCCTCCGGCCCCTCCCAATGGGCTCTACCTGGCCCGGAAGGCTCTCAAGGGGCTGCTAAAAGAGGCTGAGAAAGAGCTGAAGAAAGCTCAGAGGCAGGGCGAGCTTATGGGCTGCCTGGctttggggggtggtggggagcaccCTGAGTTGCATCGCCCAGggcccccccctccccctctgcgaGCAGCCCCCCTTCTGCCCCCTGGGGCTCGGgggcttcctccccctcctcctcccctcccccctccccttcctccccgtcTTCGGGAGGAGGCTGAAGAACAGGAGAGCACCTGTCCCATCTGTCTGGGGGAGATCCAGAATGCCAAGACATTGGAGAAGTGCCGGCACTCATTCTGTGAGGGCTGCATCACCCGGGCCCTGCAGGTGAAAAAGGCCTGTCCCATGTGTGGCCGCTTCTATGGGCAGCTGGTGGGAAACCAGCCGCAGAATGGGCGGATGCTGGTCTCTAAGGACGCCACACTCCTACTGCCCAGCTATGAGAAGTACGGCACCATCGTCATCCAGTACGTCTTCCCGCCCGGTGTCCAGGGGGTAAGAAGACCTACGGCCTGCCTTTGCCCTCTGGTTTCCTCCACTTTGgcccccgcacccctgccccaccccgagTGTGTTCTCCGACCTAGGGAAACTGGGTGAACGGGAGTGTGTTTGTTAGACAAGAGGGAGTCTTGCTGTCTCCCAGTATACCCTCCCACTCAGGGCCCCCGAGCTAGGAGGTGCCCTTCAGGCCCAGCTTTTCTGTCCCAGACTCCAAAGTACACGGGAATATCAGGTATGAGAGAAAGGAATTGCATACTATTTCTGTGGTGAACTTGGATATCGACAACTATTCTGGGCAGCGGTGAGGTCTGTGGAGGGGGTGGCCCGGGGGCAGGCAGGCATAGCAGGAAGGGATCCGACCCTCCTCACAGAGCACTGAATGTTACTTCGGTCCAGACTGATGAGAGGAAAACCTTGATGACAGTGGAAGGTTAAAACAGGAGAGGTCAGGGGCCTATCCAGTGTCTTCCTGCTCGATGAAGCAAGAGTAATTTTCGGTCCTGGTTTGCAGAGGGCTGCGGAAGCTCTGACGAAGAGTAATGGGAAAGTGGGACAGGTTAGGCAGGCCGAGAAACACTGGGAGCGTTTTCAGGTGGAGAAGGGAAGGCTGGAAGATAGGTTATTCTCAGTCTTCACGCTTCTGCTGAGTTATCTGGTGAGTAAGGACCAGCTACTTTCCATCACTTTTAAGAATCCATTCGCTGCGGCATTGAAGCTTGAAGGATTGAGGCAGCAGAAAAAACTTCTTTAATTGTAAGGATTTTGTCcaaaagcaggctcctgctgtcCAAACCCTTCAAAGAAGCCTCTCCTTCCTTGAGAGGCCGTCAGCCTATTGCTGCCCCATCAGCATCCTCGAGGGGTGCGCAGACAGACAGCTGGCCAGCGGGACCCTCCACGGGCATCATGGGCCTTCAGATGCCCAGCTGCTCATtgtcctctctgcttccccctcctcccaggctgAACACCCAAACCCAGGAGTTCGGTATCCTGGCACCACAAGGGTGGCCTACCTCCCGGACTGCCCTGAGGGCAACAAGGTGCTGACCCTGTTCCGCAAAGCATTTGACCAGCGTCTCACCTTCACTATCGGCACGTCCATGACCACAGGGAGACCGAATGTCATCACCTGGAACGACATCCACCACAAGACCAGCTGCACAGGGGGACCCCAGCTGTGCGACcctccttcatttcctttcccttggcccctccccttctctccatttccaatattcccctctctctgtgggAACTTCCTCACTGCAGAGGACCACCCCCAAACTATTCAACCGCCTCTTCCATCCCAGTTTCTCTACATTCAGCCTGGTCCAGTATGCCCAGCTTAACCTACAAAAATAAGGAGAACTGGGCTAAGTTATCTCCCATTTGGATATCcttaggggaggtggggaggggctggaatGGGGCACCCAGAATGAGGGTGAGCTTGAGGCTAATAAGGAGTAAGCTGCAACAGCTaatccttcattcctttttgctcCCAGGTTTGGGTACCCGGACCCCACCTACCTGACCCGGGTGCAAGAAGAGCTGAGAGCCAAGGGTATCACAGATGACTGAAGGACATCCCCTTTGCCAAGCCCTTGTCTTTCTCCATAGGACCCAGCGGAagcctctgttctcctctctccctctgccccccacaccaCACAAACAGGGGATCAGTCTGACTGGAGAAGGAgttcagagagggagggggcaatcccttcccctgtcccccacAGGCCAAGCGCTTCAGTGCAGTGAGCCACTCCCTTCTGGCGGAGGGATCTCCCAggctcttctcccctcctccccctgtaCATACTCCCAATTTCCCTACCCCCTCCATTGCCCTTGGCTTTTTCTGGTATGTGCTGTGCTCCAGTGACTAAGCTGAGAAAGGacctgggtggggaaggagggtctCTTGAGCCCCTGCCCCCACAGACTGCTCCACTGCTGAACTTCGCTGTAGGGGAGGAGGAATGGGGCCGAGGTGTGCCCCCGAGAAGCCGGCCTATTGTGTTCTTCAGAAACAGTCCCCCTTCTACCTTAACCTTGTCCTTTCtctcctgtgtctccctctctgtccgtCAGTCTCCCGCTCTTCTCTGCCCCCTATAAGGAGCCTCCTTACCCTGTTCTGGAATCGCCGCCAGACTGTagcttttaatttaataaaaataaagtaaaatatgcaaCTCTCTCTGCCACACCCGCTCTGTTCTGTggaccagggtgggggtggggtggggagcggaacctgctgagaaggggaagggggtggcgATCGGGGAAATCCCTGTGtgtctcccctgcctctgccttcagagtgCCTGGGGAAACGGCACGATTTAGTGGGCTCCTGACGCATCCACGTCGGGATCGGGATTAAGAGAGGTTTGTTTGTTATTGAACTTTGGTTGTAGAGAAAGCAAAAACCCTACCCCTTTGAGAAGTTtggctggggtgggagtgggggcggAGCCGGGCAGGGGGCGGATTCGACAGCAGCAACTCCCCGGACGAGAGCAGGCCTCGAGCCCCCAAGCTTCCGTGCCCCCTCCGCCCTGAAACTTGGAGCAGGGTAGGGGTCCAGCATGAAGCCCCCGGACCGCCCCGCCCCTGGCCGCACGGACCGGATACTGGGGGTCATGGGGGGCATGCTGCGCGCATGCGCCCTCCCCGGGCAGGAGTGGGTAAGAAAGAGGGACCACGGTGAGGTTGGGAATCTTTAGGGGGCTTCAGGTGGTCTGCACCCTACAACTCAATTTACCAGCAAATAGGAATTCTGAAGGGCAGTCGCAGGATTCCATGAGTTCCAAAAGAGGGCCAAGGCCCTGGTCTGGGTGAACCCGTCCCTCCAACCCAGCCTAGGCGACCCTTTCACAACAATGTGGATTTgacaggaggaagaaggagaagcgggAGGTCAAGGCTGGGCGTGGAGTGTGGTTTCCTTACCACCAGTCTTTCCCCACAGCCCCCGAAGGGAAGCCCCCTAGAGCCAGGAGGGACCGAGACAGAGTCTGACTGTACCGAGGGGGACCAGAAAGGGGAGCGCGAACGTGAGGTCCTCGCCTGGGCTCCTCTGCCCGGTAAGacgctgggggtggggtggggcacggTTTGCCCTCCTGCGCAAAGTGGCGAATTCAAATAACGCTGCTCTTATTAGCATAAAGGCTTGCATCTAATCTGCATGAGACCCATTTAATTGCCAAGACCTCCACGCTTCTCGCCCTCTAATGCACTGTGTGTACCCCACATCAGCCGGCCCTGAGCCCCCACAGGCGGAGTGTCCCCGCGCCCCACCCCTGGCTCCTCGCCAGCCCGGGCTCCCGGACTTCGCCTTAATTGGTGATTAGCCTCAGCTGGAGTCCTGGGGCCTGGAGGAAAGAAGGGTCTGGCGAGAGAGGGCGGCACCTGGGCTGTGTTCCCCACAGAGCTCCCCATTCACGCGTCCCCAAAGGGTAGGGGGCTTGTCTAACCCTGCGCGGCTAAGGACAGTCCCAGCCCCCAGGACGTCTTCGCACAGGCCCGGGCCCATCCGTCCGCACCCTTCCCCATTGCAGAGGCGGAGGGGCGACCTGGGCAGATCCCGCCCCCGACCCCAGCGCTCCGCAGTCGCGAGCGCGAGAGGCAGTAGGGAGGGGAACCCGGGGCGGGGATCCGAGGCTGGAGAGGAGAGGCGGAGGCGGTGGGGACGTGGAGTGGGAACGTGGTGGTGCCTGGGGGAGGAGGATTGGGGCTGGAGCCGGCACAGGCTGAAGGGGggaaaccagagggagagggcggaGCTGGGCCGCAGAGGCCCCTCCCCGCGGCGGCACCGCGGCCGGGCCTGTTATTCGGCTCGCCGTTCGGCCGGGACCCGCGCAGCGCCAGTGACTCGGGGAGTCggcccccgcctcctccctgcccGGGCCTAGAACCACCCCAAACCCGAGAGGCCAGAGACGGAGCTGGAGCGGCTGCCGCATCCCGGCCCAGCTTCCCCCACCATCCCTCCCCGCCCCGCTGGACATCTGGACCCTGGGCCCCGCACCGACTGGGTTCCGGAAACCCTCCCCGCCCAGCTCGGCTGCCCGGCCTCGCGCCGCCCGCTCTGCGGagcccccaggcctcccccaGACCAGACTTCCGCCTACCCCTGGACGCCCCTTCccagttccctccctcccctcctcccccagcctggaGCGGGGTAGGAGGGAGGGGGGGTGTGCGCCCTGCGccgtccccgccccgccccccgtgATTCCCCCTGCATGGCCGGCccgggtggggggtgcgggggggccCGGGCGCCATGCGGGGGGGGCACAAGGGGGGTCGCTGTGCCTGTCCCCACGTGATTCGAAAAGTGCTGGCAAAATGCGGCTGCTGCTTCGCCCGGGGGGGTCGTGGTGAGTGCGAGGTCGCAAGGGCCCAGCGTTGAGTGGGGGGCGGGCTGATGGTTCAGGGCGTCAGACAGACCTGGTCCTAGGGATTCAGAGGTTGGAGACTTGTACCTGTGTTTTCCAGGAAAGTGACTTAGTAGATCTCCAAGATCCCTTCTGCCTCCAAATTTTTAATCAGTTCAAGTTAAAGAAATTGGGGAAGGGGCAGCAAACTCTTCTCTCCATCTTGTAGTCAACTGGGTTCTGAGAAAAACCCATCCACAATCCCCCTGGGCCTACAACCAATCATTCTTAAATCCTTTTGCTGAGAATCTACTAAGGATCTGAAGAGGGCCAGAGAGGAGGAATGAGGATGAGGGTCTACCTGGGGCTTTATGACAAATCTCTGATCCTCTGTTCCTGACCCAGGACAAAGATAACCCTAATGAGTTCTCCTCACTTGCCTCCCCCCTCCCAGTTGGGTTTGTGCATGTGTTGGGGAGATGGGCTGCagaagtcttttctttttatagtgaTTACAGCAATTGGTGCAGGAGGGGTCTGGGGGTGGCAGATGGCCTTTcagctctccccccccccaccttctcaGGGAATGGTCTGTGCCCATTGGAAGGGGGTGGCTTGTAGGAGAGCAGATGGCCACCCCCAGCTTCCCCTGTCTGCCCAGATGCCTGCCCAACCATATCTGTGGCGTGCTCTGAATATGGGGGAGCATCCACATGAAACTGGAGGTTCCAAGCTTTGGGAGCCCGGGTGTTTACTGTCCTCCCTCCCAAGGGTGCCCAGGTGCAATTTTCTATCCTGGCCAAATCAAATGAGAATGACAAGAGAGTGGGCCCTGGGGGAGGGCTCAGCATTATGAAGAAGAGCCTCTGGGAGCTCCCTAGAGCCCTGAATCTAGAGCTGGAGTAATATCTATGGCCCCttttcttcccccactccccattAGAGTCCTATTCCATTGCTGGCAGTGAGGGGAGTATCTCAGCTTCAGCTGCTTCGGGTCTGGCTGCCCCCTCTGGCCCCAGCTCTGGCCTCAGCTCTGGCCCCTGTTCCCCGGGCCCCCCAGGGCCAGTCAGTGGCCTGAGAAGATGGTTGGATCATTCCAAACATTGTCTcagtgtggaaactgaggcagacgGTGGCCAGGCTGGACCATATGAGGTGAGCAAGGGGCACCACAAAAGCATGTAGGACAATCCATGAAGGACACTGGGAGAGAGGGCAGGTTGGGGGCCACTGGTTGCTGGGGAGACACAGCCCATGACCTCTGACACTTGACCTCTGGCTCCCAGAACTGGATGCTGGAACCAGCTCTCACCACAGGAGAGGAGCTTCCAGAACTCACCCTGCTGACCACATTGTTGGAGGGTCCTGGAGATAAGACACAGGTATGAAGAAACGGGTCTGTATGGCTTCCCAAAAGCATCCATGTGCTGACTCTAGGATGTTCTGTCCTTCCAGCCACCTGAGGAGGAAACTCTGTCCCAAGCCCCTGAGAGTgaggaggaacagaagaaggCGGCTCTGGAAAGGAGTATGTAAGTGTCCCCACACACTCCCCCATCTTTGCCCTCCCCAACCATTGTGCAACTTCCAGAGAACTGTccctcacattttatttatttatttatttgttagagattatttatttatttatttattt
This genomic interval from Mustela erminea isolate mMusErm1 chromosome 6, mMusErm1.Pri, whole genome shotgun sequence contains the following:
- the DTX3 gene encoding probable E3 ubiquitin-protein ligase DTX3 isoform X1, producing MPILSSSGSKMAACGGTCKNKVTVSKPVWDFLSKETPARLARLREEHRVSILIDGETSDIYVLQLSPQGPPPAPPNGLYLARKALKGLLKEAEKELKKAQRQGELMGCLALGGGGEHPELHRPGPPPPPLRAAPLLPPGARGLPPPPPPLPPPLPPRLREEAEEQESTCPICLGEIQNAKTLEKCRHSFCEGCITRALQVKKACPMCGRFYGQLVGNQPQNGRMLVSKDATLLLPSYEKYGTIVIQYVFPPGVQGAEHPNPGVRYPGTTRVAYLPDCPEGNKVLTLFRKAFDQRLTFTIGTSMTTGRPNVITWNDIHHKTSCTGGPQLCDPPSFPFPWPLPFSPFPIFPSLCGNFLTAEDHPQTIQPPLPSQFLYIQPGPVCPA
- the DTX3 gene encoding probable E3 ubiquitin-protein ligase DTX3 isoform X3; its protein translation is MPILSSSGSKMAACGGTCKNKVTVSKPVWDFLSKETPARLARLREEHRVSILIDGETSDIYVLQLSPQGPPPAPPNGLYLARKALKGLLKEAEKELKKAQRQGELMGCLALGGGGEHPELHRPGPPPPPLRAAPLLPPGARGLPPPPPPLPPPLPPRLREEAEEQESTCPICLGEIQNAKTLEKCRHSFCEGCITRALQVKKACPMCGRFYGQLVGNQPQNGRMLVSKDATLLLPSYEKYGTIVIQYVFPPGVQGAEHPNPGVRYPGTTRVAYLPDCPEGNKVLTLFRKAFDQRLTFTIGTSMTTGRPNVITWNDIHHKTSCTGGPQLFGYPDPTYLTRVQEELRAKGITDD
- the DTX3 gene encoding probable E3 ubiquitin-protein ligase DTX3 isoform X2 encodes the protein MSFVLSRMAACGGTCKNKVTVSKPVWDFLSKETPARLARLREEHRVSILIDGETSDIYVLQLSPQGPPPAPPNGLYLARKALKGLLKEAEKELKKAQRQGELMGCLALGGGGEHPELHRPGPPPPPLRAAPLLPPGARGLPPPPPPLPPPLPPRLREEAEEQESTCPICLGEIQNAKTLEKCRHSFCEGCITRALQVKKACPMCGRFYGQLVGNQPQNGRMLVSKDATLLLPSYEKYGTIVIQYVFPPGVQGAEHPNPGVRYPGTTRVAYLPDCPEGNKVLTLFRKAFDQRLTFTIGTSMTTGRPNVITWNDIHHKTSCTGGPQLCDPPSFPFPWPLPFSPFPIFPSLCGNFLTAEDHPQTIQPPLPSQFLYIQPGPVCPA
- the DTX3 gene encoding probable E3 ubiquitin-protein ligase DTX3 isoform X4 — protein: MSFVLSRMAACGGTCKNKVTVSKPVWDFLSKETPARLARLREEHRVSILIDGETSDIYVLQLSPQGPPPAPPNGLYLARKALKGLLKEAEKELKKAQRQGELMGCLALGGGGEHPELHRPGPPPPPLRAAPLLPPGARGLPPPPPPLPPPLPPRLREEAEEQESTCPICLGEIQNAKTLEKCRHSFCEGCITRALQVKKACPMCGRFYGQLVGNQPQNGRMLVSKDATLLLPSYEKYGTIVIQYVFPPGVQGAEHPNPGVRYPGTTRVAYLPDCPEGNKVLTLFRKAFDQRLTFTIGTSMTTGRPNVITWNDIHHKTSCTGGPQLFGYPDPTYLTRVQEELRAKGITDD